TTTCGCTCACCTCGCGCGTTCCCGACGAGCCGGGAACGAGGAGCCCCGGAATCGCGCCGTCGCCGGCCGGCGGCGGCGCGGGGGTGCGGTCGGCGGTCACCAGATGCGTGCGGAAAAGAAAAGCCCCGTCGGCCGCCCACGTGCAGCGCGTCACGACCGTCGCGGCGGCGCAGCGCCCTTCCCAGGTGCCGACGAGGAACGCGAGCTCCTCGAGCGGCCGTGCGGCGCGCCGGTCCCGCGCCGTCTTCAGGGGCGCGGGCACCTGGTCGATCGCCGCTTCGCGGACACTGTCGATCTGCCAGCGATCGTCGCGGCGCACGACCACGGCCGACAGGCGCCGCCGTGCCGGCGTCTGCTCGGCGGCCGGCGCGGCGAACGACACTGCCAGCAGCGCGTCGACGACAGCGACGTCGGCATTCACCAGGCGGATCGCCTCGATGTCGAGATCGAGCCGGCCGCTGGGGTCGGTCGCGAACAGCGCCGTGAACAGGTCGCGCATTGCCGCACGGCCGCGGGTGATCTCGCCGGTATCGAGGTCGAGATTCTCGGCCGTCGGGCTCCAATGTGCGGCCAGCGCCACGGCGTCGTGGCGATTGAACGCGCGCGCGTAGTCACGAAGCATCAGGCCGATCTCGGCGGCAGCCGGGCGGGCATCGGCCGGGGCGCCGGGAAACCGGGCGGGTTCGGTCAGGGCAGCGGTCGATGGATGCGGCCGCCGGCGATCCGGGAAACCCTCGGCGTTTCCCGCGGTCGCCGGAGTGGACAAAGGCCACGGAGGGCTTTGTCCACGGACAGCAAGCCTCTCGATCCGGAACGGGCGCGGTGGTGCGATGACGACGGGAATCCGCGCGGTCGCTCGGGGTGCCACGGCGGGTTGACCCCCGGGGGCGCGTGAGCAGCCGCTGCAGGCGATCGCCATGGCGGCGGCCACGGCGACACACACGCCAGCCGTCAGCAGGCGGTCAACCAGGTCTGGCGCCTGAGGATCGGGCAACCGTTGACCGTCGAAGATCTCAACGCTTCGACCGGTCGACACGGCCGACAACGCCCTCCGCTGGCTGTGTCCACAGACAGAGACAGCCAGCGCCTCGCCCAGCGCCCGCGATGCACGCGTCATGCCCCACCTCCCTGGTGCGGGGTGGCTGCAGCGTCCCGTCCCCCGGGAACGCCAGGCGCGTCCTTCGCGCCGACGGCGTGATCCCGGCCCTGCCGGGATCACCCCCACGACCACCCGCCAAAAAAGCTACCCCGTCGGCAGACGGCGGCCCAGCCGAGTTTTGGCGATGGCTTTCCCCCGGGAACCACAACGACCACCACGACTCCCTCTGGGTAGGGGGGATACGGCGGTCACCTGCGCGGACGGCCAGACAGATCGGAACGCTCGGTTCGCGGGCGATCGGGGTTTGCTGTGCTGCGTGGTTGGTTATTGCTTGTCGACGGTCACGCCCGGGAAGTCGTCGGTTCGGAACGGCGTCAGCGGCAGGCCGGCGCCCGAGAACATGTTGCACACCGGGTTGTCGGCCCATGCATAGCGCACCGCCACCGGGTCGGTGACGCCGTCGGCCGAGACCTCGATCCGGCCGTCGGGGAGGATCTTCGCCTTGGCAGCGACGAACTTCTTGTCCGCACCGGCGATCGTGAACCCGCGCGGCTCCGCGACGTCGAACGGCCGCCAGCCGCCGGCGACATGGTCGAACGACAGGACGATCGCGCTCGCCTGCTTCTCCATTCCTTTGTAGAGCGGGCTGCGGGCGACGATGCCCTCCTTCTTGTAGGTCTCCGCCAGGGCCCACCGGGCGAGCCGCTTGGCCACGTCCTGCTTGTTCTTCGGATGGATGTCCTTGCCCTCGCCGATGTCGATGATCACCGCCTCGCCGGTGGCGGGGAGGGCCTTCATCGTCATCGTCTGTGCCTCGCGCAGCTCGGCCCAATCGCTCTCGGCGGGGGCGGCCTGCTCCGCCTTGAAGTCGGCGAGCTGGACCCAATAGAAGGGGAAGTCGCCGAGAGCCCATTCGTCGCGCCACGACTTGATCATGAACGGAAACAGCTCGCGGTACTGGTAGGCGCGACCGGCGTTGCTCTCCCCCTGGTACCAGATCGCCCCCTTGATGCCGTAGCCGATCGACGGCGTCAGGACGCCGGAGTGGATGTTGCCGGGGCGCGCGTTGCCGCGCATCTGGCCGTCGGGGTTGCCCGGCTGCTGCGGCGCGGGCTTCCCTTCGGCCTTGGCCTTCTCGGCGGCCTCCTTCCACTCGGCGAACTTCTTCTCGAACTCCGCCTTGGCGGCCGGATAGTCAGCCTCGAGCTTCTCCCAGCGTTCCATCAATCCCTTGTAGCGCCCGTCGCCGGCCAGCTTGTCGCGCTTCACCCACGCCTCGGCGGCGCTGCCTCCCCAGGCGTTGTTGATCAAGCCGACCGGGACGCCGAGGGTCTGGTGGAGCTGGCGGCCGAAGAAGTAGCCGACCGCGGAGAAGTTGCCGACCGATTCGGGCGTGCAGGCCTGCCACGAGCCGTTGAAGTTCCACTGCGGATCCTGCGTGCCCACCTGGGGCACGGAGATCAGGCGGATCATCGGGAAGTTGGCCGCCGCCTTCTCGAGATCGGGGTCGTTGGAGGCATTCACGCTCCACTGCATGTTCGACTGCCCCGCGCAGACCCAGACCTCGCCGATGAGCACGTCGTTGAACGTGACGGTGTTCTTCCCCTTCACCGTGAGGGTGTGGGGGCCGCCGTAGTCCTTGACGGCGTCGAGGAGAACGTGCCACGAGCCGTCGGCACCGGCCGTGGTAGTGTGGGTTTGGGCTGCCTTGGAACCGTCGCCGAGCGTGACGGTGACGTTCTCGCCGGGATCGGCCTTTCCCCAGACCTTGTTGCGGATCCCCTGCTGGAGAACCATGTGGTCGCCGAACATGTTGTTGAGCGACACGTCGGCCGGCGCGGCGGCAGGCGCGAGGCAGGCGGCGACGAGGGCGAACCGCAGGGTCGAGCGACCGCTGACCCGGGCGACGGTGGAAGTCATGGGAGATGGCTCCGATCTGGCGGGAAGTCGTGTGACGGGTGCCAACAGCGAAGGGGGCCGGTGGAGAGGCGCCAACCGGCGGCGTGAAGATACCGCCTCCCGCCCGGGTCGTCCGGGATCTTTGTGGTGGACGACAGGAGACGACATTCCGGCATCCCCATCACAGGGCCGGCGAAGCCCCCTCCGCCGTCGCCCTCGCATCGGCCCGCAGCCGGAGAGGACGAGCATGTGGCCCGGGCGGAGCAGCGGGTATGGTGACGGTCTCCTCCGTAAGAAACCGCCATGCCTCCGCCACGGGCCGGAACGACGCTGCCAGAGTGGCTCGTGCTGGCTTTTGGGGCCGTAACGCTGTTGATGTCGGTGATTGCCGCCGATGAGCCGGCCGCCGCGGCCCAAGGAGCGGGTTCCCCTCACGCAGGGCGCTGGGAACAGGAAGTGGCGGCGCTCGAGATGCTCGATCGGGAGGTCGCCGAGCCCGGTGGAATCGCGTTTGTCGGTTCTTCGAATATCCGCCTGTGGAAGTCGCTCGCCGACGATTTCCCGGGCTGGCGCGTCCATCGGCGAGGCGTCGGTGGATCGCATCTGGCGGACCTGGCGCCTGTGATCCTCCGGCTGGTGGGAAGCTCACGGCCTGGGGTGATCGTCGTATCGGCGGGAATCAACGACATCCACGCCGGGAGATCCCCCGAGCAGGTGGCCGAAGCGTTCGCCGACCTGGTGGCGACGGTCCGGGCCGGATTACCGGGGACGCGGATCCTGTTTTTGGCAATCGCGCCCAGTTTTGCCCGGTGGAGCGAGCGCGACGAACAGTTCCGGGCCAATGCACTGCTCCGCGAATTCATCGCCAAACAGGCCCCTCGGGCGGATATCGGCTACATCGACGTGGGAGACGCCTACTTGCGTCCCAATGGGCTCCCGGCCCCGGAATGCTTCGTGGACGACGGCCTTCATCCCACCAGGGTGGGGTACGCGCGGCGGGCGGCGTGGCTCAGGCCGTATCTCGAGCGGTGGTTGATCCCCTGAGGAGGCAGTGCCATGGCTGATCCGAAGCCGACGCAAGCCCCATCGAACCCGGGCGAATTCGACCCCCGCGTCTTCCTCTTCGAGGGGGCGTGGCTGCCGTTTCTCCCCGCATTTCTTCGGGAGCCGGTAGCTCGACTGGCCGTGTTCGCCGCCGTCGCCGCGACCGTGATGCTCGGGGTCGCCCCGGTCGCCGACGACAAGGGCGAGGCGTGGCTGGAGGCGAGCTTTGCCCGCACGCTCGCCGCGCTTGCCGCTACCCGGGCCCTCGACAGCGCGATCTCGCTGGCGCAGAGCTCCGAAGTCAGTTTCAGCTTCGGTCCGGGAGGCAGCCTGGGGATCGGGCAGGCGCTGGACCCTGTCAACGACTTGGTGGAGCAGTATGGCTCGCTGCTCCTGACCAGCACCACGGCCCTCGGCGTCCAGCGGTTGGCACTCCAGATCGCCAAGACGCTCGGCTGGTGGCTGTTCCTGCCGGCTCTCGGGGCCCTCTTGGCGGCCCTTGTCGTCGGGGGAAATTCGCGGAAAAGCCTTGTTTCATGGGGTCGGCGGCTGTTCGGCGTGGCGCTGTTCGCGCGCCTCGCGATCCCTGCCGGGGCATGGATCGATTCGCTGGTGGCGGAGCGGTTTTTGGAGTCGAACTACCAGCAGGCGGCGGCTGTCGTGTCGTCGACGACGCAGCGGATCGAGGCGGTCCAAGCCGAGGACCCTGCCGAGCGAAAAGCGTGGTACGAGCGCTACAACCCCGTCGACTACGT
The sequence above is a segment of the Planctomycetota bacterium genome. Coding sequences within it:
- a CDS encoding nuclear transport factor 2 family protein; the encoded protein is MTRASRALGEALAVSVCGHSQRRALSAVSTGRSVEIFDGQRLPDPQAPDLVDRLLTAGVCVAVAAAMAIACSGCSRAPGGQPAVAPRATARIPVVIAPPRPFRIERLAVRGQSPPWPLSTPATAGNAEGFPDRRRPHPSTAALTEPARFPGAPADARPAAAEIGLMLRDYARAFNRHDAVALAAHWSPTAENLDLDTGEITRGRAAMRDLFTALFATDPSGRLDLDIEAIRLVNADVAVVDALLAVSFAAPAAEQTPARRRLSAVVVRRDDRWQIDSVREAAIDQVPAPLKTARDRRAARPLEELAFLVGTWEGRCAAATVVTRCTWAADGAFLFRTHLVTADRTPAPPPAGDGAIPGLLVPGSSGTREVSEIIAFDAHADRIRSWLFTSQGRFAEGVWSRSGDRWVVEVEGKGADVGTQARMQLERIGTGECVVASDGGGLEDVCPPACTFLRID
- a CDS encoding sialate O-acetylesterase, which produces MTSTVARVSGRSTLRFALVAACLAPAAAPADVSLNNMFGDHMVLQQGIRNKVWGKADPGENVTVTLGDGSKAAQTHTTTAGADGSWHVLLDAVKDYGGPHTLTVKGKNTVTFNDVLIGEVWVCAGQSNMQWSVNASNDPDLEKAAANFPMIRLISVPQVGTQDPQWNFNGSWQACTPESVGNFSAVGYFFGRQLHQTLGVPVGLINNAWGGSAAEAWVKRDKLAGDGRYKGLMERWEKLEADYPAAKAEFEKKFAEWKEAAEKAKAEGKPAPQQPGNPDGQMRGNARPGNIHSGVLTPSIGYGIKGAIWYQGESNAGRAYQYRELFPFMIKSWRDEWALGDFPFYWVQLADFKAEQAAPAESDWAELREAQTMTMKALPATGEAVIIDIGEGKDIHPKNKQDVAKRLARWALAETYKKEGIVARSPLYKGMEKQASAIVLSFDHVAGGWRPFDVAEPRGFTIAGADKKFVAAKAKILPDGRIEVSADGVTDPVAVRYAWADNPVCNMFSGAGLPLTPFRTDDFPGVTVDKQ